CTTCATACATCGGCAATATCTTTTCAATGCCAAATTTTTTTGCCTGTTCGAAAGCGTTTTCAGAAAACTTTCTATGCTCTTTTTCATCTTTCAGAATTGACACTGCATTCTTTGCCATACCATCCACATCACCCACATTGCTGAGCATGCCGGAAAAATTATGAAGATTCACTTCAGGGATTCCGCCTGTATTGGTGGAGATCACAGGAACTTTTGCCGCCATTGCCTCCAGCGCTGCAAGTCCGAAACTTTCTGTTTCAGACGTGAGTAAAAATAAATCCGCAACCGGAAGAATTTTTTCTGTATCGCGCACCTTGCCAAGAGTAATAATATCTCCGCAAGTATCCAACTGCCTGCAGAGGTTTTCAATATTGCTTCGCTCAGGACCATCGCCAACTAAAATCAACTTAGAAGGAATTTGTTTTCTCACCTTATCAAAAACTTTCAGCACATCCTCTACCCTTTTTACTTTCCGGAAATTAGAAATGTGCATCAGTATTTTTTCTCCATGGGGTGCGTATTGCTTTTTTTCCTGCTCTGTTACTTTATGAGTGTAATCATCCAGACAAATAAAATTTGGAATCACTTTTATCTCGCGTTCAATTTTAAAAAACTTCAATGTATCATCCTTCAAAGATTGCGAAACTGTTGTCACCGCATCGCTCTGGTTAATAGAGAAAGTAATCACCGGTTCGAACGAAGCGTCTTTTCCCAATAGTGTAATATCTGTTCCGTGCAGCGTGGTAATGAACGGAATTTTTATGCCTTGCGATGCAAGAATCTGCTTTGCAAGATAAGCCGCGCTTGCGTGGGGAATGGCATAATGCACATGAAGCAAATCCAATTTATAATAACGCACCACATCCACTAACTTGCTTGACAAAACCAATTCATAAGGCGCATAATCAAAAAGCGGATAATCAGAAATAGAAACTTCATGGTAATAAATATTGGGAGAAGATACATCCAGCTTTACTGGCTGGCTATACGTGATGAAATGAACTTTATGCCCTTTAGCGGCAAGCGCCTTGCCCAACTCAGTGGCAACCACACCGCTTCCGCCAAAAGTCGGATAACAGACAATTCCGATTTTCATTCTTTACGAATTACGAATAAGGTTACGAATATACAAATATGGAAAAATATCACTTCATCGCTCCATACACTACTCTTAGCAAAGCACTGCGCACACCCAGTTTGGTAATCTTCTGATTCTCGGCATCGGGATAAACGCGGTTAGAAAGAAAAACATACACAAGATTTTTTTCAGGGTCAGCCCAGGTGATAGTGCCTGTGAAACCCTGATGACCGAAACTTAAATAGGAAACACAATCGCAAACAGGACTTTCTTTCTTAGGATCAGTTTCGGGTTTGTCAAACCCAATTGCTCTGCGGTTGTCGGCACAAAACTGGCACTTGGTAAATTCACTCACTGTTGCTGTGTCAATATATTTTTTGCCTCCATACTCGCCCTTCTGCAGAAACAATTGCATCATCACGCCCAAATCATTCGCATCAGAAAATAATCCTGCATGTCCTGCCACCCCGCCCAGCATGGCGGCTGCGGGGTCGTGCACATCTCCGTGCACTAATTGTTTTCTGAACTTCACATCATATTCTGTAGGAACAATTCTGTTAAGCGAAAATCTTTCCCTGGGCTTGTATCCCATCGTTGACAATCCGAGCGGAGCATAAAAGTTTTTCTGCACATATTCATTCATCGGCATTTTTGTTTCTCGCTCCACTATTTTCCACATAAATAACAAATCGAGATCGCTGTATTTGTATTCGTGCTTATCGCTCACAGGTGATTCAATGATCCTTTTCCAGATGGTGTCAGAATAGTTCTTATTGATATATAATTTATCTGCCACACGAACAGGAAAATCCTTGTTCTTGTACTTGCTGTATATGCCGGGCTTGTATTCTCCTTTGCTTAATGTTTTCAAATAAAATGGAATCCAGTCTTTTAATCCCGCCTGATGCGTGAGCATTTCCCTAAGATTAATATTCATCTTGTCTGTTCCTTCCAATTCAGGTAAATGATAGCAGAGCAGATCGTTAAGAGATATTTTTTTCTTGTCCACCAACTGCATGGTGGCGGCTGTAGTTGCAGCAACTTTTGTGATGGAAGCTAAATCATAAATATCATCATTCTTAACTGCCCGTTTATTCTCATAAGTATGGTAGCCGAATGACTTGTAATAAAAAACTTTTCTATCTCTGGCAAAGAAAATTTCGCAGCCGGGGAATGCTTTTTCTGAAATTGCTCTTTCTACGATTGTATCCAGCGCTTCCAATTTTTTAGGATCCATTCCAACATCTTCCGGGACTGTATATTTGAAACGAATAGGTGCGCCTGTGTTTAATCCGGAATTAAGCGGAAAAGTTTTAGATGCAGTTACGGGTAGTTTTCCTTTAGCAGAAACTCCACCAAAAATCATTTGCGCGGTAAGATTCATCAGGTAATCATTATTCTCGTAGCTCATTATAATTGCATTGGTGCTGTCGGTAATCGTGTCAAACATCTGCATAGAATATGCATTTGCGAAAATGGAAACGATTGTTTTCGACTGGCGGTTTGCTTTACGGATAAAATTTATCGTTTGGGAGGTGATTCCAAAATCCTGTTTGGGATTATTCATTCCGGCAATTCCAAAAATCACAAGATTGTAATCGCGAAGTTTTTTCAAGAGCGTATCGGACTGGGATTGTGTCGGTTCTTTTGCCAAAATAAATTTTTTCACAGGGGAATACCAGCCAAGCATTTCTTGAAATTTATTGCTGCTCCCCGCCCCTATCATTACCGATGCAATCTTCAGCGTATCGAGATTCATCAGGGGAATTAATTTTTTGTTATTCTTCAGAAGCGTTATAGAATTTTCAGCAAGAAGAATGTTGAGGTATTCGCTTCGGTAAGAATTAATATCGCGGAAAAGATTTGCGGTATCAACCGGAGAATATCTGCTGAGTCCGCACCATTGCTTTGCTATCAGAATTTTTTTACATCGCTTATCTATTTCTTCCTGCGTGATCTCACCGCGTGCCAATGCATTCTTTATTTCCACTATGGCTTTTGGAACATCTTCAGAAAAAAGGAGTACATCATTTCCGGCAATGAGCGCTTTTACATCCACTTCCCCGGGCTTATAAAATTTGCTCACGCCTTGCATGTTGAGCGCATCGGTAAAAACCAATCCCTCAAACTTTAATTCTTTCTTCAGCAAATCGGTTACAACTTTCGGAGACAATGTAGAAGCTGTGTTTGCTGTTGTGTCAAGCGCAGGAATGAAAAGATGCGCCACCATTACACAGCCGATTCCCTGTTTAAAAAGTTCTTTGAATGGATAAAGGTCGAGCGTATCAATCGTTTCTTTGCTGTGAGAAATTACAGGGAGCGTTTTATGCGAATCGCTTTCCGTATCTCCGTGCCCGGGAAAATGTTTGGCGCAGGAAAGAATTCCGGCATCCTGCATTCCTTTCATGTAGAGCATTGATTTTCTCGCTACGGAAAATTTATTTTCACCAAACGAGCGGCTGCTAATCACCGGATTGAGCGGGTTATTATTCACATCTACAACAGGGGCAAGATTCACATGAATCCCCAACCGCCTGCACTCGCGGGCAATTTCTTTTCCCATGAGATAAATCAGAGAATCTGCTTTGGGATTAATTGCACCGAGCGTCATCTGACGGGGAAACTGAACCGTGCTGTCAAGGCGCATATCTAATCCCCATTCTCCATCAATGGAAATCAGAAGTTTCACATTGGATTTTGATTGATAATAATTTGTGAGAACTGCCTGACGCCTGGGACCTCCCTGAAAAAAAATAAGTCCGCCAATCCCACAGGAGTCAATTAGTTTTTTTATCTGTGCGGTATCGGTTTTGTCATTCGAATAGGCGGCAACCATAAACAATTGCCCGATGCGCTGATCGGGTGTAAGAGAATTAAAAACAGAATCAGACCATGATTTTTCAGAAAGTGCTGCAGGATAATCAGGTGATGACTTAAGAAATACGGGTTGGGAAAAGGAAATGACGAATGACGAATGGCAAATGATAAATAATAATCCAATATATTGCAGGGAAATTCTCACTAAACGAATTTAGTTTTACTCATAGCGCAACTATCGCACCCATTCACTATGTTTTCAACGAAGGGATGTTGATGGGATATAATTGTGATTACACCGATTATAAATAGCAAAGAGATTACACCGATGAAATACAGTACTATTATAAATCGGTGTAATCTCTTTTAAAAATCTGTGTAATCTCAGGAATGAAATTTACTTAATGCGCTTTCCGTTTTTGAAAAAAGCAACAAAAGCACCTGCATATCCCTGCGCTTTTAACTGGTCTTTGTACTCGGTCGCCTTCTCATATTCCCATGTTTGAAATTCACCGGCAGTATATTTATAAACTCTATTTTCAATATACTCTTTTATATTTTTCGCTCCTTTGAATGTTGTGGCGTATTGCGATGCCGGGATTTGAGTTGAACTTGACATGATCTGTATCCTGTAAATAACAGATGAAGAGGTATCTGCTGGTGAAACCAGAGGATTGGGATTGGGATTGGGATTAGGATTAGGATTAGGATTTGGAACAGGATTAGGATTAGAGTTATTATTACTGTTTCCACTTATGTTCATCTGGCGTTTCTTTTCGCTGAAGATAAAATCAACCTGAAATTCTTTTGCGCCATCAAAACTTACGGTGTATTCCGGTTCCTGCAATGTAAATTGATCGCCAAAAATATTATTCACAGTTACCTTGTATTCTCCCGCCTCAGGCGCATAAAGGGTATAACTGCCATCACTGGAGGTGAGGGCTGTAAAACTATTGCCGGCAGAATCGGTTGCAACTACCCTTATGTTCGCAACGGATGTCATGCCATTGGAAGAAAATTCATCTCTGAGCACAATGATGTGCCCGATTACCCTATAGCTTTGAGCAAAAGGGATGTAAAATGTGGTATCGCGAATAACCTTTGCCTTTTGCAATTGCCCGTTAATGTTGTATACGTCTTTCAGGTTAACGAGAGGATACACGCGCAAATCAAACTCTCCTTCAGGAATATGATAATACATTATCTGACCGAAATTATCTGTAACTAATTCGATAGGGATGAATTGCCCGCGTTGCTTTACAGCTGTATTGGTCACGGAATCCATTTGCGATTCACGGTCAACAGAAATAACAATATCAGAAATTCCCTGCTCATTGTTATCCATTATTTTATTGCCGTTAATATCTTTAAAACATACCACTTTCAAATCATAATATTTTATTCCGGGCTGAGGTATGTCAAAAGTTTTTCTGAAGCCAAGGTTAAGGTAATATTTTCTGTTGTATATTTTTGCTCCTTCAGCGGTCACCCTGCTGGAGAAATACATGTTGTTGTCAACAAAGAATCTCCAGTCGTGATCAAAAAAGAAAGTGAAGCGGGCATTCAAAGTAATCCGTTCTGAATTGGCGAGCGCTTCATAATAATAGCTGTCATACGAAGACACGAGCATTTTTTTATTGAAGTAATATTTCTCAAAATGCGGGGTGATTCGTATGGATTTGCTATAACTGTTGAAATAATAATAATCCTTCTGGGTATTCATATCATGAGGTCCGTAGAAATAAAGAATATTAACTCCCCAATATTTCTGAATCATGTTCACTCCTGCATTGGCGTTAAAGAAAGAACTTTTTGAATAAGGTGATGGAGTTCCTATTGTAGAATCAATTGCAAACAAAATATAAGTATAACCGAAAGCAATAAAAGGGCTTATTAAACTGTGCGTGTTATTTTTATTGCTTAATCTGAAAGCAAGTTTAGGCGATATGCTTGAAAAGCGGGAAGTAATGCTATCGCCATTGTAATTGATTTTTAAATTTCTATGGTAGATGTGATCGAAAACAGGTCCTGCTGAAAGAGAAAGATGTGAATTCACTTTGTCCACTATTTCCGTTTTGTAATTTCCGGCAAGCAAATATTTTTCAGGATATAAGATTCCCTGGTTGTAGATGGTAGGATCCATCTGATTAATATTTATACCGCTGTTGAGATAGTATTTATTATTTATAAAATACTGTCCGTTGCCGTTGACAAGAATTCTTCCATTGGATTGAGAAAAATATTTTGATGTATAATTAACGTTTAATCGCGCGTGCGCTTTTTTAAGATTCATCCAATATTGAAGCTGTCCGCCATATCCATAGAAAGTTGCGCTGGGGTCTGCAGTAGTAATGAAATTGCCATTTGCATCAGTGAACGTTTGATTATCGTATACGTGGTTAGTTTGTGAAACTCCCAGCAAAAGGGCTACGCGGTGACCGGGTAAAAAGGGATAACTGGCGCGGGCTGACAAACCATAACTTTGAACTTTATTATAGTCATCAGAAATAAATGCTAAGGCAGAACTAAAATCTATAGACTTCCCCAGCATAATATCATGCTGAACATCGCCTGAATAAACCGGAGTTCCAACAGCCGCAGTGAATACACCGCTTATTTTCTGGTCAGGTTTTATTTTATAACTGCCGCCTATTCCCCGCCCACCGACACCTAACATACTTATTCCATACGAACCTATATCGCCCGCCATTGCCTGCCATTTATCTGCTGTGTAGATGGCGCGCATGCGCGTTCGCTGCCAAAGCGATTTTGCCAGATAAGGGTCATTCCCGTATCCCGACAGCGGAAGCCCCGGAATGCGAAGTGAGTAATTAAGTTTGTCGTCATTCTTAAATACCAGATCGCCATATGCGCCAAACACTATTCGCGGGTCAAATTCTGAAAGAAGATTGATGAGCTGAACATCTATGGTGAGAGGAGAAAACCGCTCGGCAAGCACATTGTAATAATTGCTTTCAAGATATTTAAATAGTATGGATGTCTTTTTTACAAGAGTATCTGAAGTGGCAATTATTTTAACAGACATTTTTTGAAAATCTCTGTTCCACACGCCATTTTCTTCAAAAGGAATATATTTTACATGATACGTAAGGATGGTATCAAGGTGAGGTTTTAATTCAATGGATGTAAAATATTTATTTGCAAATGTGCCGTACATTTCCAATGAACTTCCGATGGTGAACTCCAGTTTCACCATCTCGCTGCCGTTTCCTTTATTCGACAACTTTACAGACATGGGAGCATATTCAGCATAGCGGTCAAAATAAATGGTTCGCTGAAGAGGGAAAACATCCCACCGTGTTTTTTTAGGGATGGTAACATAACATGCTTTACTTATCGAATACTGGTTTTTGTCAGAGAAAAGAGAACGAGTTGAAATCAACGTGGCGTTAATGATGTAGGACGTTCCGCCTGTGGAGGTTCTCGCCAGCGAAATCCGCATGGGTATATATTCGGTTTGTCCGGGATTTATGTTTACTGTTTTTTCGCTTTCAGAAATAAGTTTCCATCCGTCAGGAACTGAAATTTTTACAACGCCTTGTACGGGCGCGGCATTTGTATTTGTTATTTTCAGAATATTAAAAAAGGTTGAATCGGTGCCGTGTTCGGTTTTTTCCTTCACAAACTCCATGAGCACAACGCTGTGGGAAGCCCCATCCCCCGCCTTCCCCGAAGGGGAAGGAGTTTCTCCCCCTTTGGGGGAGACGGAAGAGGGGGCTGCAGTATCTGCCGCAATAACCGCTGTTGAATCAGGTGCCTGAGCAAATAAATTATTATTTCTTACTAAAGAAAAAAATAAAAGAAAAGCCAAATAATAGTATATGTTGGTAGTAAATCTTTTCACCTAAGAGGTTTTTATGGGCTCATGAGCAATGTGAATACAATATCATCAGCATAAAAATCAGGCGTGCTGTTCAATAAACTGGTGGTTACTCCGCAACGGTAAGTAATAGAAATCTGGTCAAGCGTATAAACCAGGTTTTCAGGAGACGGAACATCTTCAATCTCATCTGCACCGCCACCGCTTCCATCTACTATAGGAACACCAGCACCTGAAGCAGGTAATGGTAAATAAGGAGGACCAGGAAATAAACTAACGCAGGTAAGACAGCCACCGCTTATTGAAGCGCTCATTTCTATGGTGCTGAACAAAAGAGTATTGGCGGGATTGGTGCCTGTTATGGCTCCATCGCCATCGTTATCCTGCGCTTCAACACTTAGTGTCCACTGTGTATAATCATCAATACCATCACCGCCTGGAGGATTATTATCACCGGCAATATCCGTTACAGATATACCAAGAATAGTCCAGTTGGTGTACGTAATGCCTGCCTTGTATTCTGCAATTGAATTAAAAACAAAATCAAGATTGCCTCCGCCAAGCACTGTTAATCTGACTGATCCGCCCGGTGTTGAACTTTGTGCGTACAGACAATTCGCTGTATTTATCAAAAACACAATTACAATTGTAAACAAACGTAACATCATATTTTAATATTCCTTTAAAATTAATAGCTTCTGAAAGTATTCTTTATCCGATAGTGTAACCTTACCTATATATATACCATCAGGCAATCTATCCATTGTTAAATTGAAGAGTGAGTTGATAGGGTTGAGCATTTAGTATTTTGATAATGAGTAACATTATGCGAAAATTTCTTTTCCAGCCAGGAAATCCTTTATTTCAAAAAGTATTTCCCTTGCAAACATTACTCCTCTCATATTCTTCGTTTCAGGGTCAATTAGAAGCGTATATTTTTTTCGTTTATCAGGGGGTAATTTTTTTAAAGAAGGAAAATGGTTTAAAGGAAGAATAATTATCCTGTCATCATCCATGTAAACAGTTATTCTTCCTCTTTCTTTGAAAGATATTTTTTCTATCATTTTAAAGTAAGTTTTATGGGATGAGTTTCTTTTTTCCCGAATGAATTATATAAATCAATTAATTCTTTCTGATATTTTGTTGCCAGCTTTTTCACTATATTTAATTCTTTTGCGCTAAAATCTGCCGGATGCATTATTTCTAAATTTTGAAGCCACAATTTACCATAAATGTATTTTGATTTATGTTTACTGAAATGTATATGTGGAGCTTCAGTTTTCACATCTTGTGCAAAGATAAAAAATGTAATGAATTTATAGAAAGCAAGAACAGGCATTTATATTTTAAATTTCAAATCCTGAATGTAAAATTTATTTTTATCCAACAGAACTTTCTCATGAAAAACATCAATAACTTTTGTGCTTCCACAGCAAACTCCATCTCCAATTGAATTAAAAATAAAATCAAGATTTCCGCCACCCATCACTCTCACCCTCACCGAACCGTCTGACTGAGAAAAAACGCATTGATATAAATTCAAAAATAAAAGCAGAATCTGCAAACGTAACATCATATTTTAGTATGTATTTAGGAGCAATAACTTCTGAAAATATTCTTTATCTGATAATGTAATCTTACCTATACACACTCCATCAGGCAATCCATTTCCGGAAAAGGAAACGTTCAATGTTCCGCTGTCTGCATTATTATCAAACAATAAGGCAACCTTATTGCCAATTAAATTAAACACTTCAACTTTTACTTTTTCAGGATATGAAAGGTGAATAGAGATGGTAGTATTATCATTAAATGGATTTGGATAAACTTCTATCAGATTAATAGGAGTACTTTCTTCTTGAATGTCAGAAGAAGTTATTCTGTAATTAATACAAGGACCGCAGTAATCACCATGCGCTAAATGGGCTGACAGCGCGTTTGGACTAATGCAAAGCGTTTGTGGATTGCCGGGATTACCGGGAGGAATATGGCATATCACTACTTTTTCATTTTTGTTTCCGCATTTAAAGTTGCTGCAATCCTGAGGTTGCTGAACAAAGACTGTAACATTATCGTTGCTGCTGCAACCATTCATGTCAATGACAGTAACTGTATATGTAGTAGTAACAGTCGGGCTTACTGTAATGCTTTGTGCTGTTTGTCCTGTGCTCCACAAAAAACTATAAGAGGGTGTGCCTCCGCTTACAATTGCTGTTAATGCAGTGATTTGACCGATAATAATGGTTTGGTCTGCACCGGCATTGGCAACTAATTGAAGCGGTTCAATAATTACTACCGAAGCCGTTGCATTGCATCCGTTAGCATCGCTAACAGTTACGCTGTATGTTCCGGCAAACAATCCGGTTGCAGTGGCTGTGGTTTGCCCGTTGCTCCATACATGTATATAAGGAGGTGTTCCGCCTGAAACGTTTACCGTTGCACTGCCGTTGCTTCCTCCAAAACACGAAACATTTGTTTGGGATGTAACTAAAGTAAGAGTCGCAGGTTCTGTAATAATAACTGTTGCAATTGCTGTGCATCCATTGGCATCGGTGATTATAACAGAATAATTTCCTGCCGATAAACCAGTGGCTGATGAAGTTGTTTGCCCGTTACTCCATACATATATATAAGGCGGTGTTCCGCCTGATGCAGTTACGGATGCGGTTCCATTGTTTCCACCAAAACAGGAGGCATTAGTTTGGGTTGCAGTGATAGTGATAGCGGTAGGTTCTGTAATTGAAACAATGCCCGAAGCAGTAGCTCCGCTTGCATCAATTACTACAACCGTATAAGTTCCTGCACATAGTCCTGTAGCAGCAGGTGTAGTTTGTCCTGTGGGTGACCAAAAAAATGTGTATGGTGTAGTGCTTCCTGATGGTGTGGCGGTAGCAGTACCAAGACAACCGCCATTACAAATATTATCAGCGTGAGAAACGCTAACAGTAAGAGGAGTAATTCCGCAAAGGGAAGAAACAACAACTGAAGGAGTACCAATAGTAGGCGTAAAGTTTATTAAAACTGTAGGAGGCGTAGAAGTATTCGTTGAAAAAGTAATGTCTTGAGTATTACGCATGGCTTCTGTAAACACAGCGTTACTTTCATTACATCCACTGTTACCTACAGCATCTGTTTTAATAAAATAAAAATCAAGAGTGCCACCAAAACTGCTAGTGGATCCAACGGTTGCATATCCTCCATCAGAAGTAATTTGCAATGAATGAGGGAGATCCGCTGCATCACCGTTTGTACCTCCGTATAATTTAGCCCATTGAATATTTCCTGAAGAATTAATTTTCAGCAGGCATTTATCATAATTTTGAAAAAGATTCTGACCAGTTGCGGCATCTCCTGAAACGATGAATCCTCCATCAGAAGTTTGTTGTATATCACTTCCCTCTTCATGGTTAGTTGTTCCATAGGTTTTTGACCACAATACATTTCCATTGCTATTTGTTTTAACTACCAATATATCATGCACTCCTAATTGAGAAAAAGGCGATACTGTATGTGAGCCAACAATAATAAACCCACCATCATTGGTTTCTCTCCCGGACCTAAAAACAGTTGACTCAGCAAGACCTGTATTACCATATATCTTATTCCAAAGCAAATTGCCACCGGAATCGGTTTTTAATAAAGATGCGCTATTGAAACCAATAGGCGCTTGATTTTGAGTTCCCACCAAAGCATACCCGTTGTCATTTGTTTGGATTACAAAAGAAGTTGAAGACCCTTGGTCACCAAATACTTTACTCCATTCAAGTGCACCATTT
The sequence above is a segment of the Bacteroidota bacterium genome. Coding sequences within it:
- a CDS encoding T9SS type A sorting domain-containing protein, with amino-acid sequence MKKHIFSFFIYLILLSGIFIPQIFFGQTSFQKVYKVQTTNIMSVWQNSDGGYVFGAPRTGVSNITRTDASGNILWSKQINQPVSGLSGIVQQTYDGGFIWTGVHGGIVGQFSRKIYLNKFDMNGNLLWTKLYGGVSGVDLANTMAQTTDGGFIISGITSSFGTSLTKYLLKTDSNGALEWSKVFGDQGSSTSFVIQTNDNGYALVGTQNQAPIGFNSASLLKTDSGGNLLWNKIYGNTGLAESTVFRSGRETNDGGFIIVGSHTVSPFSQLGVHDILVVKTNSNGNVLWSKTYGTTNHEEGSDIQQTSDGGFIVSGDAATGQNLFQNYDKCLLKINSSGNIQWAKLYGGTNGDAADLPHSLQITSDGGYATVGSTSSFGGTLDFYFIKTDAVGNSGCNESNAVFTEAMRNTQDITFSTNTSTPPTVLINFTPTIGTPSVVVSSLCGITPLTVSVSHADNICNGGCLGTATATPSGSTTPYTFFWSPTGQTTPAATGLCAGTYTVVVIDASGATASGIVSITEPTAITITATQTNASCFGGNNGTASVTASGGTPPYIYVWSNGQTTSSATGLSAGNYSVIITDANGCTAIATVIITEPATLTLVTSQTNVSCFGGSNGSATVNVSGGTPPYIHVWSNGQTTATATGLFAGTYSVTVSDANGCNATASVVIIEPLQLVANAGADQTIIIGQITALTAIVSGGTPSYSFLWSTGQTAQSITVSPTVTTTYTVTVIDMNGCSSNDNVTVFVQQPQDCSNFKCGNKNEKVVICHIPPGNPGNPQTLCISPNALSAHLAHGDYCGPCINYRITSSDIQEESTPINLIEVYPNPFNDNTTISIHLSYPEKVKVEVFNLIGNKVALLFDNNADSGTLNVSFSGNGLPDGVCIGKITLSDKEYFQKLLLLNTY
- a CDS encoding serine hydrolase, with amino-acid sequence MRISLQYIGLLFIICHSSFVISFSQPVFLKSSPDYPAALSEKSWSDSVFNSLTPDQRIGQLFMVAAYSNDKTDTAQIKKLIDSCGIGGLIFFQGGPRRQAVLTNYYQSKSNVKLLISIDGEWGLDMRLDSTVQFPRQMTLGAINPKADSLIYLMGKEIARECRRLGIHVNLAPVVDVNNNPLNPVISSRSFGENKFSVARKSMLYMKGMQDAGILSCAKHFPGHGDTESDSHKTLPVISHSKETIDTLDLYPFKELFKQGIGCVMVAHLFIPALDTTANTASTLSPKVVTDLLKKELKFEGLVFTDALNMQGVSKFYKPGEVDVKALIAGNDVLLFSEDVPKAIVEIKNALARGEITQEEIDKRCKKILIAKQWCGLSRYSPVDTANLFRDINSYRSEYLNILLAENSITLLKNNKKLIPLMNLDTLKIASVMIGAGSSNKFQEMLGWYSPVKKFILAKEPTQSQSDTLLKKLRDYNLVIFGIAGMNNPKQDFGITSQTINFIRKANRQSKTIVSIFANAYSMQMFDTITDSTNAIIMSYENNDYLMNLTAQMIFGGVSAKGKLPVTASKTFPLNSGLNTGAPIRFKYTVPEDVGMDPKKLEALDTIVERAISEKAFPGCEIFFARDRKVFYYKSFGYHTYENKRAVKNDDIYDLASITKVAATTAATMQLVDKKKISLNDLLCYHLPELEGTDKMNINLREMLTHQAGLKDWIPFYLKTLSKGEYKPGIYSKYKNKDFPVRVADKLYINKNYSDTIWKRIIESPVSDKHEYKYSDLDLLFMWKIVERETKMPMNEYVQKNFYAPLGLSTMGYKPRERFSLNRIVPTEYDVKFRKQLVHGDVHDPAAAMLGGVAGHAGLFSDANDLGVMMQLFLQKGEYGGKKYIDTATVSEFTKCQFCADNRRAIGFDKPETDPKKESPVCDCVSYLSFGHQGFTGTITWADPEKNLVYVFLSNRVYPDAENQKITKLGVRSALLRVVYGAMK
- a CDS encoding DUF4160 domain-containing protein, whose amino-acid sequence is MKTEAPHIHFSKHKSKYIYGKLWLQNLEIMHPADFSAKELNIVKKLATKYQKELIDLYNSFGKKETHPIKLTLK
- the bshA gene encoding N-acetyl-alpha-D-glucosaminyl L-malate synthase BshA, which translates into the protein MKIGIVCYPTFGGSGVVATELGKALAAKGHKVHFITYSQPVKLDVSSPNIYYHEVSISDYPLFDYAPYELVLSSKLVDVVRYYKLDLLHVHYAIPHASAAYLAKQILASQGIKIPFITTLHGTDITLLGKDASFEPVITFSINQSDAVTTVSQSLKDDTLKFFKIEREIKVIPNFICLDDYTHKVTEQEKKQYAPHGEKILMHISNFRKVKRVEDVLKVFDKVRKQIPSKLILVGDGPERSNIENLCRQLDTCGDIITLGKVRDTEKILPVADLFLLTSETESFGLAALEAMAAKVPVISTNTGGIPEVNLHNFSGMLSNVGDVDGMAKNAVSILKDEKEHRKFSENAFEQAKKFGIEKILPMYEALYQQVIGK